ATTGCGACTGGCAGGAGTAGAATTGGAAGCAAAAAAATTGTGTATTCCCATGTATGGTCGAATGATTCACGACAAGGCGGGGAATACATTTTTAAGTAAATACAGCGGAAGAAAAGATGAGTATATCAATTCTATTTCCCGCCCGGGACTGAATATGCTTTTAATAGATGCTGCCGAAGCCATGGACAATGTGGAGCTCATTTTTAATCACGGCTGTGAAAGTGTGAATTTGGAAGAAGCTTCGGCTTTGTTTAAAGATTACACATCGGGAACTGAGAAAACAGTAAGTGCCGATATTGTTTTGGGAACCGATGGCGCAGGTTCTACAGTTCGGAAGAGTATGTTCGAACACAGAAAATTTTTGTTCAGTTTTTCACAACAATGGCTCACACATGGATATAAAGAACTCGAAATTCCGGCAGCCAATAACAACGGGTATCGCACCGATAAAGGTGCCCTGCACATCTGGCCACGGGGTGAGGACATGCTTATAGCATTACCCAATCTGGATGGTAGTTTTACGGTAACCTTATTTCTTCCGTATTCCAATAGCGATTATTGCTTTGATAATCTCACCACGCCCGAAATGGTGATGGAGTATTTTAGTAAGGAGTTTCCTGATGCTGTGGAATTGATGCCGAATCTGGCCGAAGAATTTTTTGCAAATCCAACAGGTCCATTGGGAACAATTAAATGTTCTCCCTGGAGTTGCTACGGAAAAACTTTATTGCTAGGAGATGCTGCTCACGCCATTGTTCCTTTTTACGGACAAGGAATGAATGCTTCTTTCGAAGATGTGGTTGTGTTCGATAAAATTTTAGATTCCTATGAAGCAAACGGAGCGATTAACTGGAATGACCTTTTTGCTGAATATGAAGTGTTGCGCAAAAAAGATACCGATGCGATAGCCGATTTGGCAGTGGATAATTTTCATGAGATGAAGGAACACACTGCTAGCGAATTATTTCAGAAAAAAAGAAAATTGGAAACTGCATTCGAAGCCGAATTCCCCGAGGAATATTACTCTAAATATTCTTTGGTTACCTTTAATGATGCTATTTCGTACGAGGAAGCCATGAAAAAAGGGAGGGCACAGGACAAGGCAATCTTAAATTTACTGGAGGACAATAAACTTCCGGAAAGTCTAAGCCTAAAAGAAAAATTAGCCGTGGTAAGAGGAGTGACCAACGAAATTCTCCATGACGATGCGGTAGTTAGGAATTTAAAATAATTGTAGAGTACTAAAATTAGAAGTAATATGGAAGGCAGATTAGTAGCAGGAAAAGCAACCCCAAGGGGCGCATATCCTCACGTAAAAAGAGTAGGTGATTTTATATTTGTAAGCGGAACCAGTTCGAGATTGCCCGATAATACGTTTGCAGGAGTACATCAAGTAGACGATATGGGAACCATGCGCTTAGATGTTAAAGAACAAACCAGAGCGGTA
This genomic stretch from Ulvibacter sp. MAR_2010_11 harbors:
- a CDS encoding FAD-dependent oxidoreductase, producing MKKEHVLIIGAGLCGSLLTLRMAQRGYKVTLVEKRPDLRKVTQDAGRSINLALSNRGLKGLRLAGVELEAKKLCIPMYGRMIHDKAGNTFLSKYSGRKDEYINSISRPGLNMLLIDAAEAMDNVELIFNHGCESVNLEEASALFKDYTSGTEKTVSADIVLGTDGAGSTVRKSMFEHRKFLFSFSQQWLTHGYKELEIPAANNNGYRTDKGALHIWPRGEDMLIALPNLDGSFTVTLFLPYSNSDYCFDNLTTPEMVMEYFSKEFPDAVELMPNLAEEFFANPTGPLGTIKCSPWSCYGKTLLLGDAAHAIVPFYGQGMNASFEDVVVFDKILDSYEANGAINWNDLFAEYEVLRKKDTDAIADLAVDNFHEMKEHTASELFQKKRKLETAFEAEFPEEYYSKYSLVTFNDAISYEEAMKKGRAQDKAILNLLEDNKLPESLSLKEKLAVVRGVTNEILHDDAVVRNLK